In the Hylaeus volcanicus isolate JK05 chromosome 1, UHH_iyHylVolc1.0_haploid, whole genome shotgun sequence genome, one interval contains:
- the LOC128880710 gene encoding uncharacterized protein LOC128880710 isoform X1, with protein MARRVDYAKAIIILWCVSSTAFSVPSPSSAPLRLNDELYTTRRAVQVLVDLPVSNSKLPLNISKPVVNSELWTTTTIPAETTTTTTTTTTHRTFSAEQPLYRLDGSNGQACILLQVDALITVKYRTKLGEDRESSIYVPDNAIVTGNCNSETTVTMSLKWDAFVLSWSFAKTPGGERWYVEKIELTYNSSDRHFEHIDEPNRTIRLSTGQKHAAMLFPTPVGKSYSCIDEKIIPLTDGKNHASVLLRDMKLQPFKFKNNEFATEFSCTSLGARGFRDETAPVAVGSTLAAAVLLTITGYAAYRYFKVKKVKYDTME; from the exons ATGGCGCGTCGCGTGGACTATGCCAAGGCGATCATCATATTGT GGTGCGTCTCGAGCACGGCGTTCAGCGTCCCCAGCCCTTCGTCAGCGCCGCTGAGATTGAACGACGAACTCTACACGACACGCAGGGCGGTCCAAGTCCTCGTCGATCTGCCCGTTTCCAATTCCAAGCTACCCCTG AATATTTCCAAGCCGGTGGTGAACTCTGAGCTGTGGACCACGACGACGATACCCGCGgagacgacaacgacgacgacgacgacgacaacccACAGGACGTTCTCCGCGGAGCAGCCATTGTATCGTTTGGACGGCAGCAATGGACAAGCCTGCATCCTTCTGCAAGTGGACGCTCTGATCACCGTGAAATACCGGACGAAACTCGGGGAAGATCGA GAATCGAGCATTTACGTCCCCGACAACGCCATAGTGACCGGTAACTGCAACAGCGAGACCACGGTGACGATGTCCCTGAAGTGGGACGCGTTCGTCCTATCGTGGAGCTTCGCCAAG acGCCAGGTGGGGAGCGATGGTACGTGGAGAAAATTGAGCTGACCTACAATTCCAGtgatcgacacttcgagcacATCGACGAGCCAA ACAGGACAATCAGGCTGAGCACGGGGCAAAAGCACGCCGCCATGCTGTTCCCCACGCCCGTTGGAAAGTCGTACTCCTGCATAGACGAGAAGATCATCCCCCTGACCGATGGCAAGAATCATGCCAGCGTGCTGCTCAG AGACATGAAGCTGCAGCCGTTCAAGTTCAAGAACAATGAATTCGCAACGGAGTTTTCCTGCACATCGCTAGGCGCCCGCGGATTTCGAGACGAGACCGCCCCAGTGGCGGTCGGCTCGACCCTGGCTGCTGCAGTCTTGCTGACCATCACCGGCTACGCGGCCTATCGCTACTTCAAGGTGAAGAAGGTCAAGTACGACACCATGGAATAA
- the LOC128872107 gene encoding macro domain-containing protein CT2219-like gives MFALRATLADRLPVAVLLRLIVQNPLSGSNFVTAVNPEASMSFEVEKQKFLTMPMEEKRKYYKGSITTLDQIPTWVDYWHKNKSNIGLLTLEKVEKVDNELANKVSMWQGDITSLEIDAIVNAANSRLLGGGGVDGAIHRAAGPNLKKECATLGGCRVGEAKITGAYMLPSKYVIHTVGPQGEKPEKLRECYENSLALAKENKLRTIAFPCISTGIYGYPQRPAAKVALSTVKKFLLDNKDAVDRVIFCLFLKTDKDIYEELLQKYFATD, from the exons ATGTTCGCTCTCAGA GCGACGCTCGCCGATCGTTTACCAGTTGCCGTCCTACTTCGACTGATCGTTCAGAATCCCCTGTCTGGATCGAATTTTGTCACAGCTGTCAATCCTGAAGCAAGCATGTCGTTCGAGGTTGAAAAAC AGAAATTCTTAACCATGCCAATggaagagaaaaggaaataCTATAAGGGAAGCATTACCACGTTAGATCAAATTCCAACATGGGTGGACTATtggcataaaaataaatccaatatCGGCTTGTTGACACTTGAGAAAGTCGAGAAAGTTGACAACGAGTTAGCTAACAAAGTTTCAATGTGGCAGGGTGATATCACATCTCTAGAGATAGACGCTATCGTCAATGCTGCAAATTCTAGACTTCTCGGTGGTGGAGGAg TTGACGGAGCTATTCACCGAGCTGCAGGAccaaatttaaagaaagagtGTGCAACTTTGGGAGGATGTCGCGTCGGAGAAGCTAAAATAACCGGGGCTTATATGTTACCCTCAAAGT ATGTCATTCATACGGTTGGCCCGCAAGGGGAAAAGCCTGAAAAGTTGAGGGAATGTTATGAAAATAGTCTCGCCTTAGCCAAAGAGAATAAATTGCGCACAATAGCATTTCCTTGCATATCAACCGGAATCTATGGATATCCGCAAAGACCGGCGGCCAAAGTAGCTTTGTCGACGGTCAAGAAGTTCCTACTCGACAACAAAGACGCA GTGGATAGAGTTATCTTTTGTCTATTCCTTAAAACTGACAAAGATATATACGAGGAactgttacaaaaatattttgctacCGATTAG
- the LOC128880710 gene encoding uncharacterized protein LOC128880710 isoform X2, whose amino-acid sequence MARRVDYAKAIIILWCVSSTAFSVPSPSSAPLRLNDELYTTRRAVQVLVDLPVSNSKLPLPVVNSELWTTTTIPAETTTTTTTTTTHRTFSAEQPLYRLDGSNGQACILLQVDALITVKYRTKLGEDRESSIYVPDNAIVTGNCNSETTVTMSLKWDAFVLSWSFAKTPGGERWYVEKIELTYNSSDRHFEHIDEPNRTIRLSTGQKHAAMLFPTPVGKSYSCIDEKIIPLTDGKNHASVLLRDMKLQPFKFKNNEFATEFSCTSLGARGFRDETAPVAVGSTLAAAVLLTITGYAAYRYFKVKKVKYDTME is encoded by the exons ATGGCGCGTCGCGTGGACTATGCCAAGGCGATCATCATATTGT GGTGCGTCTCGAGCACGGCGTTCAGCGTCCCCAGCCCTTCGTCAGCGCCGCTGAGATTGAACGACGAACTCTACACGACACGCAGGGCGGTCCAAGTCCTCGTCGATCTGCCCGTTTCCAATTCCAAGCTACCCCTG CCGGTGGTGAACTCTGAGCTGTGGACCACGACGACGATACCCGCGgagacgacaacgacgacgacgacgacgacaacccACAGGACGTTCTCCGCGGAGCAGCCATTGTATCGTTTGGACGGCAGCAATGGACAAGCCTGCATCCTTCTGCAAGTGGACGCTCTGATCACCGTGAAATACCGGACGAAACTCGGGGAAGATCGA GAATCGAGCATTTACGTCCCCGACAACGCCATAGTGACCGGTAACTGCAACAGCGAGACCACGGTGACGATGTCCCTGAAGTGGGACGCGTTCGTCCTATCGTGGAGCTTCGCCAAG acGCCAGGTGGGGAGCGATGGTACGTGGAGAAAATTGAGCTGACCTACAATTCCAGtgatcgacacttcgagcacATCGACGAGCCAA ACAGGACAATCAGGCTGAGCACGGGGCAAAAGCACGCCGCCATGCTGTTCCCCACGCCCGTTGGAAAGTCGTACTCCTGCATAGACGAGAAGATCATCCCCCTGACCGATGGCAAGAATCATGCCAGCGTGCTGCTCAG AGACATGAAGCTGCAGCCGTTCAAGTTCAAGAACAATGAATTCGCAACGGAGTTTTCCTGCACATCGCTAGGCGCCCGCGGATTTCGAGACGAGACCGCCCCAGTGGCGGTCGGCTCGACCCTGGCTGCTGCAGTCTTGCTGACCATCACCGGCTACGCGGCCTATCGCTACTTCAAGGTGAAGAAGGTCAAGTACGACACCATGGAATAA